One Paramisgurnus dabryanus chromosome 9, PD_genome_1.1, whole genome shotgun sequence genomic window, ATAAttcatacattttaaatgttgcGAGTTTAACAGTGGAAATGATACCAATCAAATCAGAGCAAAACATCAAACGAAAGTCTTTTGCCCTGGCAATCATTTTCCATGCAcgtgaggcttaatgacaagGCAGAAGCGCATTATTTTACAGCAGAGCGACTTTGTTTCAGGAGAAGCTGCAGTTCAGGCTATTGGCTGAAAGTTGAGTTTCCACCTTCTGTCAATGACGTCGAGAACACAGCCCGGCCGACTAGCTGCCTTACAGTAACGCACACGCAAACATTTACACACGTGTGCAATCCCATGCGAGTGCACACTCTGGCCGTAAAGGTCTGGCCACGGTAGGAAAGAAAACCATTTGATACCTTGATAAGAAACGTAAGCGTCCACACTCACACAAACAGTCATTTCAAATAGGACATAATTATAGAAggtacaaaaaaaacaaaacagtagACAGTACAtaatacaaacaaacacaagcaCGCTATTACGCTGCAGTTTGTTCTTGGGGCGTGTTTTCATCTATTTCCATCACGCTACCATTTGGTTTCTTTTCCTGCTCTGCCTCCTTCTGTTAAAACAAAGAAACGTCACTTGATTATTAAACCATACAAATTTGGGGGTTAAGTCCGATATGCAGTCTTGGTGCCACTTACTTTGGCGTCTCTCTCTGCAAACTTCTGAAACATGTTGGCATACAGACGTTTGTCCTTCTCGTGTTGCGCTTTGATGTGTTTCTGGCAAAGCACGATCTGACTCTTTGCAGCTTTATTGGCTGGATACAACTGAGTGACGCGCTGGAAATCCTCTCTCGCCCTGTCAAACTCCTTCATGACCACCAGCGCCTCTCCACGTCTAAACAAAGCCTTCTCATTATTTGAGTCCAGCTCCAGTGCCTTCATATAAAACATAGTAACAggaagaaataaaaaacaaataagtcTGGGAAAATTTGCAGATTTACTAGCAAGTTATGTAGAATAGCATGCATCTTACATGCATCTTATAAACAAATTATGGCTTGCAATAAGAGTTGAAACATTATAAAAATTCACAGTTATAGTGACCAAAATCACCACGATTATCAATACCACCATGGTTTTGTGAACAATTTctagaaatgcaaaaaaaatactGAAGTGCACTTTTGTTCGCATAAACAtcataaaataacattaatcATGGCACATTTGGGGTTGTGAGATAAATGTTCATATAGCGTATTTTCCAGACTTTAAGTCGCTCTGGAGTAttagtcgcatcagtcaaaaaaatgtgagaaaaaaaacatatataaaagtcacactggactataagtctcatttatttagaaaattattattctttttggGGGCATTTTGTTTGTTAAGTCTTTCTCTGTTGTCTTTAAGTTAATGTTTCagttaacaattttttttaagggtagGCTACAGGAGCAACATATAGCGCCCTCTCGTGGCTGTAGACAGTAATGTTTTCCTCTACTTCTTCTACACCCCCAAAGAATCGTGAGACGAACGAATCGTGGGTTTGGTgtatcgttacagccctaatatatCCGCTGTGACATGTTTTTGAACTAATCGACTCATAgtgtgcaaaaatgtttttattgatacagattattggccgatatattgGTTCATCCCTACTTGTaatacattaaagcagtggtCAACAACCCTGTTCCTGAAGATCTACCCTCCTGCTTGCTTTAGATCCAACGCTGCTTCATAACCTTCGATTTTTAAGGTAGCTGTGAAAAGCTTGATTAGCAGGTtaaggtgtgtttgattaaggtcgGAGGTGAACTCCACAGGAAAGTAGAtttccaggaacagggttggtgaccacagcattaaaataaattatttctttGAAGGAAAGAAAACTGCTACTgctaaaaatacacacaaggaAATTTTTTAATAAGAGAAACGTGTAAAATCTTGATCAACCACATCAATCCTGACACTTCCGAATTCCTACCTTGTCACAGTTGTCAAGGGCAGGACTTGGCTCATGCAGTTTCAAGTAGCACATAGCCAGGTTAAGGTAAGCAGCCAATCGCAGTGCTTTGGCTTTCTCTTCCTCTTCCCCCTGCAGACTGGATTCACTTTCAAGCCAGGATACGATGCGTTTATATTGCACGGCTGCTTGCTTGTATTTCCCTTCCTGTGCACATAAACACACCAAATACTGTCATCATTCAACAAGACCACATACAGGCATGCAgtcatttatgaaaataaaactgtTCACAATAAATAGCACGATTTCTACCTTAAAATACTGAGTTCCTTTCTCTTTGACGATGACGCTCTGTTCCAGTTTCTCAAACGAGTTCATTTCCCATGACTCTTTGGCCTGCAtgacaaaataaacatttaaacatttctcaCATGAAACAGCTACTGAATGCACACATATAGTTGAACTCATTACTTATTGTGGTATAAATCCCAAATCAAGTTGGACCAGAACCGTGACATTTCTTGTGACACAATAAGGAATTACAAACATGTTCCCAGATGATCAAAGCACCCATTGCACTTCTGTCTTCAGatccattcatttttttattatactgcAATATtatctatatatatttattattattattatatataaaaactgggtttattaattaaaaatgcACCACAGTTTAGGATTAACAACTAAAGGCACGCATATATTCAAGTGTACACAGTCGAATGCACAGCCTTACAAAGTATCCTTCATTTCACTTGTACACATGCGCATTGTGACAAATTGCAATACATATCCTGGCACATATACTACTCATACGCGCCAAAGTATTTGTGATTACAAAAATTTGTCTGTGCGCGTACAGCATGCACACTATGCGCTAACCCTCGTGTACATGTAAAAAGTGAAGTATACTTAGGTCTTAAAGAGACACAAACCAGAAGGTAAGATGATTCAAACTTCTCAAAAAGTCCTGACATCCTACAGATATATTTTCATAATGTAATCACTACAAAATCAGCTGCTTGGCATTACGCTGTACTGGAGTGTAAATGTGATCCTATTACGGTAATAAATTAGTATGAGCCTCTTTTAAAGTGACTGTACAACAGATATCAACACACTTGCAAATGCACATggattttacatttttgcattaagttataaaatatataaatagttTGCAGAGTAGACCATGGCATCGTGTTTGATGTTGCATTATTTATATTGTGCTATGATTTGTACAGCAAATGTACTGCGACACCACCCAACCCAAGTTATCTAGTTAAGTCATTGTTTTCAGGTTATCAAGAAAACAaagaataaataagaaataataaatatggCTGCTGAGGTCCTCCATATGTTTGGAAATTTACAGAAattacacttaatataaatcaCAACATTTAGTGTGTGGCTGTCTTTTATCTTGTAATATTAATATTTGGTTGATTTGCAGTGGTTTAATTTAGGAGGACACACTGACCTTCTCAAACGCGTTCAGTTTGATTTTGTACTGCAGGGTAGCACCAGGAGGAATGTTGAATTTATCGCTGCCAGCAGCTCCAAAGCCATACCTGAGATTAGTGGTaaaagcaaaaacattattACCACCCGCACATCATCAATCAGACGGTCTGAAAATGTTTAAGCAGTTGTGTGAGGAGCGTTTTTTACTTTGGTTTAATGGTGAAGAGCGACTCCTCTCCCTGCTCCATAGCCTGCAGGGCTTTCTCCACACCTGGAGGCAAACCTAAACTCTCACCATCTCCCACTTCAAACTTCAGCTCGCGCTCATCAAAGACACGCTCCTCGTGAGAGCCCTCCAAACACACTAGCACAAAGAAAAGTAaactattattaaaaatatcaacaaTAAGTGATTCAAACATGCAGAACTATTCAAATTATGGTGAGGGTGTGACTTCTGCTTTAGTTGGGTGATAACATTTTTGTTGACACTCTTATCCCAAAGTTACTTAAAAAGGAAGATaaatcaagaatttttttttaattttggtgTCTTTACAGAATTAACAACTCGAACTGCAAAAACTAAATTTTGTGGGATAATTGGTGCTatataagtgctataattgggtcccagtgcttctatcaacctagaaagtgtgataaagatcaacccagtaacttagttttggtaaaccattcactGCATGCATGTGAAAAAACAGATCCCTAAAATGtatctccccttgtgatgtcagaaggggatcttattataataacacCAGCCCTTAAtcggcactatccaaccacagcactgccatttagtacagcgagagaaaaaaataattgacagcacaattgagtttcaattttaacaaaccaccattatggtgatcagtgtttgcattatcagctcatttgcatgttaaaggacacacccaaaatggcacatttatGCCCACACCTACAAAGgtgcaattttaaaatgttataataaattatctgttgggtattttgagctaaaacttcacatatgtgctctgaggacaccaaagatttatttgacatcttaaagtcttgtgaaatgtcctctttaaaaaactgctttttatattttcacCTGCTTAAGGCCCAAGTGATcgtttattaaattataaacatCTTCTGTAAGAACAGCGTGTTTACCTTCTACAGTCGCTCCCTCATTAGGTTTTGTGTAACCTTCCCCCTTATTGATGATCCTTCGAATGATTCCACCATCTTCATCTTCAGTGAGGTCCTCCCCACGAAACTCAAACAACTCCACCTGACAgacaaaaaataacaacagaTACGGCAAAGCGTAAAAACTTCATAATCAAACGTACAACACTGTGCATTCATTCACATGACTGGATCTCACCTGGAACAGAAGGGTAGCGTTGGGTGGGATTTTGGGTGGGCTGCCAGCAGCTCCATAGGCGTACTCAGGTTTGCAAATCAACTGACAGATTTCACCAATCTTCATCGTGGCCACACCAATGTCCCATGCTTTGATAACCTGAcctgtaaacattaaaaaataaagaaattatatcTATGCCTACACTTCGCAACTTGCTACATTTACGCATTGACCTTTAGTGCTGCTACAGGAacatataaatgtttaataattgtTTGTACACTTTCCAGagacttaaaggcggggtgcatgatttttgaaaaacactttggaaaaaagCAGTCGGGCCGACTACTAAGGgcgcgcactcacactatccaaaccaaacagCGCTCGGGCGCTTTTGACCCCCAAAGTCTGGTtctttgactagtgtgatcgctctgtaccgCGCCCGGGCGTGGATTGGTTATCCgagccgcggccgggttgcagaagTGGGgtggagcgcggttcacttgggctgtGGTGTGAGTGCAATCACGTCTGAGCATGATTCAAAAGGTAAAGACGTCAGTTGCGTgaccagaggtgtaaagtacttgagtaattttacttgattactgtacttaactATTATTTTTGTGGATTTTTACTTTAGTTgagtacaattaaaaatcagtacttttacttttacttaattacattttttaaagaaaaaaagtactttttactccttacaattttatttacagtcaaaaagtacttctATTTTTGGCTTGCTCTGTCAAACCAATGAATTGCGCTGATGGTCAGTTTAattgaaatgttatttattctggagcctttggaccacactaaggaattggccaacagttcatctaatgatgaagattttttgcttctttGAAATCGACAACACATGATGTGTGACACGTTTCCTGCTGTTTGCTGCCTCTCTATCAAGACTtataccttgttcacactgtcagtctaaattttggtgcatatctaaTTTGACAGACTCACTATACGCactggccctcatttatcaaaagtacgtacaccaaatttccagcgtacacctggcgtacacccaaaaccacggtgactttgagatttatcaatatggacgttggcgtacggcacgctcaaatcctacgccagctcaggaggtggtgtacgcacattctgagttagtgcagaaatgcgcaaacaattcctaacaccacaaaacgcactgacaaatgaaaatatatgatatattatgacgcactgtaaaaaaacaaaaacatagtaattataaacttcagtgtttatttttatgcaacatgtacttcaatgtttaatttgtgagactttaccgaagcatttgatttgtaggcatatgtattccttcagttgagagcatgggcgctttacctgacgtttcagggcaaagcatgtgagcggatcggagcggagccttgagcggtgcggtaatattccATCAAAGCGCCTCTCTAAAAATTCCGCTCGCTCAGtaccgctcgttgaacccagaacgccctttaataatttgctagttcgagaatctgtaaaaacgtctagcaataagttatggaattcaagccttctacataaatgtaaagtaaaaatcaaagttaagattggacaggaagaaaacattgaaaagaagtgcggagagactgtaaaagtcagcaaatattcatcctggaatctgaagctgCACATTgaaagaaagcacaaggatgtgctacgaaaacatggtaataatgcatcaacaggtaagctagttacatactattcgatgataaataaatagctacacatgaataggtaaggtaaaatgcttgtgttgtatggagccataaatccgatcatgatgatatgcggacaaaatcatggccacgaattatcttttatgctacattatgaacacttctttttcttatttagtttaaagtatggccataaatataaaattcgttcccaatattcaacagtttgttccttggaattaattattataatatttcgtcattactattacaattattattacttcaaattatgaattagtctagtaaaacatgtggatgtcgtggaaacaaattgttaatttgaattatatccggagctccgtatcaaactggatcttagctaacaaacaatgtaaatacagaaaaacacactacaaaagttactacatcattttaaaatattatttaaaaaaaacttaaccgaaccattaagcagacatataatttagatgtaggcaacagtaaataataataataataaataattattcttctaaatatcaattaagcgtcattaataataaaaataataatacaaatattacaaaatgtcatgcaattattaatgtgtttttaatcccgctctttaaactcccaaataaaacaattttgtttctttccacttccctggtttctcgtctttgccgtcttccatgtgtcaatgtcgtaaaatgagggcgtgggggaggtggagacttgaatttatatgggcgtcttattctaatgacgatcgttttcagccgccgcatttatgaagggcagatattgcgtacacctgaatttcagaggtacgcacagcttcataaatcaggcggtgagaggagtgtaagcataatcttacgccaacatatacgcccgtttctacgcaagaatgataaataagGGCCATTGTGTttcacaactgttcagatctGATCTGTTCATCCTGTAGCCGTTTTccggattatctgcactgtttctatggcaatgacgtcgcACTGGCATGACAATCTGCCTCGACGTCTGACGTGTTTTATGTGACGTGacagcatgacgtaaccgaaaagctacacaaatgcgatcaggacggtaagactgaaatggatttcaaaccacctctggatgtagcctgaaacggattagaaaaacagatttcatgtggtttttagccGCCCaccgttctaaatgtgattggtttCCTATCGGATATTTACAGTGTGAAACATGTCTAATACACCTTATCCTGCATCGGCTGGATAGAGCTTGAAATTTAAGTTAAGTTCGAGGTTTTACAattttgagtagcatgttgcatactaAAATTCATTGTCATggatctctgcatttttctgtgtctgtaccacagactttcttttccgtgtcagtttcacgtattggttactcaattgtttttcctattttcttaccattttcccGTGGGTTTGGGTTTAGAACTTTCTGTAACGTAAAATAACATCCAAACCCAActcctaaccctaacgtcaggcgacaattgtttaaaagtatggaaattttttttataaaccaatagttaaagtgacatcctaacacaaaccccaaatctaaccccaaacccacgtgaaaatggtttaaaaatagaaaaaacaattgagtaatcaatatgtgaaactgacacgtaaaagaaagtccgtgggaCAGACagggaaaaatgcggagatccgtgacaatgacatgttGGAAATTATGTAGTATTCTTATAgtttgataatgaaatacaattaaatacaaacagttgtaaatGATAAAACCTTGGATGTGgttcattcacttcatgtttttagagaaagcttaaacatgaatctctcgttttcctttttccggttacttttacttttttaatactcaagtacaattttaatgtggtactttttgcttttactcaagtatgattctggccagatacttttacttttaattgagtaaaatttacactcagtacttgtactttcacttgagtaaaatttttgagtactttttacacctctgtgcgcgaccactcacgttcatctgcctccgtaagaACATTTTGATGctcgcagcggggttacgtgaatgtccaggctgcgcacgtgacagatcaactaagcaatatgatgacatgtgagagggctgtctgtaatcgcgcaccaaacgaccctgaataaaaaacacagacttatcattacggtgggttccagtgctAAGAGAGCgttttacttcctgctttttcaaaacaatcgcatcttaatgacgaaagacTCCCGGTctcggatcgataaaagtacagtgtgagtgcgtgcatctgggggagtagaGAGGGATGACAATCACGCTGGGgcttggtttggataatgtgggTGCGCCctaaaactagggatgcaccgaatccagattttttggatTCGGCCGATtaccgaatccactgtttaagattcAGCCGAATCCGAAtgccgaatcctactcgcaagcttattccattaacaaagtaaaacacaataatgaagtaaacaacgtccacagcagtgtatttttcattttatttgatttaaactgtaaaaaaaggataggcaacattatgccaggatgacatgTGGGAAAAACTTTGACAATTACAATAAGCCTACGCATAATGAAAGGGATGCAGTGTGATGCGCTAGTTTTTTCCAAGTGCGTCCACgaaatgtgaacggcccctaaggctcaccaaaaaaaaaatgcttatctccacgtcagcacccgatgtgtgtaatcaacggctgcgtgacgtcgaccagcgtagcgcaagcctagggttcggttcggtggaaaaaaatctaagattTGGGAAAACGACCTAAGATATCCGAACCCGAACCctgtcaaaaagcccagtattcgggtgaatccgaatcctggattcggtgcatccctacctaAAACAAACTTGtaaccaatcagcagtaaggggcgtgtatGTGTGGGCggatctatcaaaagaaggtccagattctattggggtagaggcatgtttgtttagggatttcaaatgtcaactttggctttcagagatcatgcaccccgcctttaatgtaCTCATTACAATGACCCATACAATCAAAACTATAATCTTGTGTCTTTTGTGTCAATATTGAACATTTTGAACACTTCATTTGCGTtgacacatactgtatgttgA contains:
- the fkbp4 gene encoding peptidyl-prolyl cis-trans isomerase FKBP4, yielding MTAEEVVNDGSSIPIEGEDITPKKDGGVLKLVKVEGTGTELPMTGDKVFVHYVGTLLDGTQFDSSRDRGEKFSFELGKGQVIKAWDIGVATMKIGEICQLICKPEYAYGAAGSPPKIPPNATLLFQVELFEFRGEDLTEDEDGGIIRRIINKGEGYTKPNEGATVEVCLEGSHEERVFDERELKFEVGDGESLGLPPGVEKALQAMEQGEESLFTIKPKYGFGAAGSDKFNIPPGATLQYKIKLNAFEKAKESWEMNSFEKLEQSVIVKEKGTQYFKEGKYKQAAVQYKRIVSWLESESSLQGEEEEKAKALRLAAYLNLAMCYLKLHEPSPALDNCDKALELDSNNEKALFRRGEALVVMKEFDRAREDFQRVTQLYPANKAAKSQIVLCQKHIKAQHEKDKRLYANMFQKFAERDAKKEAEQEKKPNGSVMEIDENTPQEQTAA